The following is a genomic window from Caproiciproducens sp. CPB-2.
TGAGCGCTCGCATGATGGCGTTTTGGAGTGCTTTCTCATCGATGGTGGTGGATTCCTTACAGTACTTCTTTCCGTAGTCGAGACGGTTTATGCACCGCCAGACGACCCTTTTTTGCTTATAGGCAGTCCATGTGACTCTCTTATAGCGGCTGCCGCACTCCCCACAGATTAGCACATCCGTCAGGGCAAATCGAGAGTATTTTCCTGTCGATGTGATTGAGGATTTTGTAGACTTCGGCGCTACTGTTTTTCTCCTGATGAGTTCTTCCTGAACCTTGTGAAAGGTATCGCGGCTGATAATTGCCGGATGGCTGTTCTGTACATAGTACATAGGAGCCTCGCCCGTGTTCTTGCGCCTTGTCTTGGATATGCAGTCGACGGTCACGGTCTTCTGGAGAATTGAGTCGCCGCAGTATTTTTCGTTTGCAAGGACATTGGCTATCATGGAGCTGCTGAAGGATAAATTCTTACCGGGGATTTCGGTGTGTTCAGCTTTTAGGACAGCCGAGATGCGGGGAGGCGTTTCGCCGGCAAGGTACATATTAAAGATTCGCATAACGATTGCAGCTTCGTCCGGAACTACCTCCGGCATTCCATCCTCGCCTTTCCGATATCCGAGGAGCTTCTTGTACATAAAGATTGAGTTGCCATCCTCAAATTTTTTGCGATAGCTCCATGTGATGTTTTTGCTCATGCTTTCGGATTCGGACTGAGCGAAACCGGCGTATATGACGAGGTAGAGTTCGCTGTCGATCTTGAGTGTGTCGATGTTCTGTTCCTCAAAAAACACCCCGATGCCTCTGGATTTCAGGATTCGTACATGATCCAGACAGTCCACCGTGTTTCTGGCGAAGCGAGATACTGACTTCGTGATAATGTAGTCGATTTTTCCGGAGAGGCAGTCGTTAATCATCTTTTTGAACTCAGGCCGTTTATCGGCACGGGTTCCAGAAATGCCCTCATCGGCATAAAGCCCCGCAAATTCCCAGTCTGTCCTTGCGGCGATCATCTCCGTATAGACCTTCTTTTGCGTGGTGTAGGAAGTGAGTTGTTCCTCGCTGTCCGTGGAGACTCGGCAATAAGCCGCCACGCGCTGCTGTCGGTATTTTTCCTTATCTACGATCAGGGAACGCTTCGGCTCAATGACCGTGATTGTCTTTTTCGGTATCTTGGTTACTTGCATTGTCATCATCTCCGATTTCCGTGTCCGTCTTGGTATGAAGGGTGATCCTGCCTCCGTCGTCAAGGGATATGTAGCTGACGATATCGGTGAAGTGGCTTTCGCTGAACTCCTCCTGCGGCGTCATCATCTCAGCGCGTTTTCTGGCGATAGAGGCAGCGATGTTAATTCTGGTTTCGCTTTCTCGGTAGAGCTGACTCGCCATTTCCGCAGTTTTGGCAATTATGAGTTCTTCATTTGGATTGTCTCTCTCAAGCTCGAGGCTGATTTCGTTATTCAGCTTCAAGACAGCTGGAGACATCTCAGGCCGCTTTTTGCGCCGCGGAATCAGGAGCCTTGTGTTGTTGATGATTCGATTCATCAGCACATTGACCTTCTCGAGAAGCTGTGTATCTCCGATGCGAACCTTGATTCCACACTCATCATTCGTACACATCCAACTTTCCCTGATGCGGTGCTTTGTGCTGACGCTCCGTTTCATGGGTGCGCCGCACTGTTGGCAGCGAATATAATCCCGCAGGAGGTTGATTGCTGCGGTATCTTTCTCAAATGTATTGCGCTGTCTGGCGGTTTTCAGGCTGATCGCCGTTTCGTAGAGTGCTTCATCAATAATGGGGTCATATTCATCATCGCCGGTGTATTTTGCATTGTCGATGATTCTGGCGATACGCGCTTTGTCCCATGTGTCTGTGCGCTCGCTATAGGGTATCTTTCGACCGGTCAATTCCTCGGCAATGGCTTTCAGCGATGCGCCGCTGATGTAGGCATCGAATATTTCCCGAATAACATCGGCTTCACCATGTTCGATGACCGTCCTGCCGTTTCGGAGCGTATAGCCATATGGGATGTAGCGTATTTTTTTCATGTCGAGATTCTCCTGTTTCAGATCAGCTCTGTGAATCTGAGGCCGCCGATCACTGTAAGCGTCATTTCATCGTTATGGTCAATTGAGATCGCCTTTACGACCTCAGTAAACAGCTTTTCGTCAAAACGTTCGAGCGGATCTTCCAGCTCTTCCAGTATGGTTTTCAGGTGCTTCACATCGTCAAGCATTTGGATGATATGGGAGTCCAGCTCCGTCTGGCGCTCTTTTTTCAACTTGGCAAGCTGGTTGTTGATATCTCGGGACTGTGTTTGATGCACTTCGGGAGCGAGGTAACCTTTGGCGCGGAGTTGTTCGAGCATGAGAAGCTTTGCGTTCAGCTCGGCTATGCTCTGGCTCATCTCTCGTGCGGCGGTGTTGTTTTTCTTATATAGCAGGACGGCCGACTCAAGCCGGGATATTACCTGCCCGAGTATGTCCTCTTCTCCGAAGCGGAGCTTGTTCACCATAGCGGTGAACCCGTCATAGATGCGTTCTTCGCTGTAGTAGCTTGATTCACAGGCGTTTCGGTCATTTATATGTCGGCAGCAAGCCCATTTGACGGTTCCAGAAACGAGCCGTCTACGAAAATACGAGCCGCACTCAGAACACTGAATGCGGCTCGTAAGAGGATATATGTTTTGTGTTGCCACTTTTGAGAAGTTCTCCTGCCTCTTTTGCAGAAGCGACTGAACTTTACCAAAGGTGTCCTGGTCGATCAGCGGCGCGTGAGTCCCTTTCGCATAGAACTGATCCTCCTGACCCCTGTTGGCGTATTGCTTAAACGGGACTGTCGTATCTCGGTAGGTTTTCTGGTAGCGGCAGTCGCCAATGTATCTTTCGTTTCTTAGAATGTAAGCGACCTTTGCGGAGCGCCATGTCCCTTTACCTGTCTTAGTCTGGATACGTCGGTTATTCAGCTCCCGAGCAATTTCGGTTGTGGAGCATCCGTTCAGATACATTCTGAAGATCGAGCGGACGATTTCAGCTTCCGGTTCGTACACTGTCAGTTCCTTGTTCATGAGGCGGAATCCGTATGGGGCGTTGCTGTCCACATACTCGCCGTCCTCCATGCGTTTTACGATGGAGAGACGCTGGTTCTGGGAGATCGCCTTGGATTCTTCCTGCGCGATAGCAGAGAAGGTGTTTAGGAGCATCTCATCGCCAAGCGCCAGCGTGAAAATTCCTTCCTTTTCGAACTGAACGCCGATGCCGAGTAGCTTCAGCTTTCGGACATACACGAGGGACTCTTTCGCGTTTCTGGCGAACCGTGACACGGACTTTGTGATAATGAGGTCGATTTGGTGAAGCTCACACATACGGATCATCCGTTGGAACTCTGTGCGGTTCTCGGCTTTCATCCCTGAGAGTCCTTCATCTGCAAATATTTCCACCAGTTCCCAATCCCTGCGTTTCTGGATCATGCTGGTGTACACTCGAATCTGGTTCGCATAGGAGCTCTGCTGATCTGCCGAATTGGACGATACTCGACAATAAGCAGCGACTCTGGACTTAGCCATAGCCTGTCGTGTGATTGGCGATATCAGTCTTGCTTCGGGCATCAGCGGCAACTCCCTTTCTCAAAAGTGATTATGTTTTCGTGCTTTTTTGTATATGTTTTGGTCTGTATCATAATGTGATACAGACCTCCGGTTGGCCGGCAACACACATTATACCGACACCTTTTCCGAATAGCTATACAAATATGAGGAAAAGAAAGAAAAGATTTAATCCGCTAAAACGATGTCCGCTCCGGTCAGTTTGAGATAGTAGTTTTTGGCTCGCAGGTATTCCTTCTGGGTGATGGAACCAAGGCCGAGCATCTCTTTCAGAACGCTTACAATGAAGAGATAGTTGGCGTTTTTGGTGTTCAGATGCGATATCACAGCCTCACCACCTCCTACAACATCCTAATCCGGAACGCTTCTTCTTTTCCCAGTCGTTAGGCTCATAGTCGGATTTGTAGTCGCTGTCGTAGTCCTCCGGCTCACAGTCACCCATATAGCATTCCACGTGTGCCCGTGCGGTTCTGCCTTCTTCCAGCTCATCCATGAACCTGTCCATGTCGTAGTCGCTTTTCATCTTCTTGAAATTGAAAACGCCACGACCGGGAGCGCAGATCCTGATGCCTTTCTTGTCCAGGCAGGCCATGAGGTCAAAGGCAGAGAGAAGGCTGTCGCTGAGCTGGCCAAGGCTATTGACCACAGAATGTCGAACGCGCCCTCATTCGCTGCCTGCAACATCTGCGAAACGCCATATCCACCACGACGGCGGTTAAAGTCGATAGAGACACCGGCGACTGCGAGATTCTGGGTGGCCGCAAAGGAGCGGAGCGTTTCCTCCAGTGAATTGTAGTAGGAATCAGGTGTGTGGGTTTTCCTTATGTATATCCATGCGCGCTTTTGGGCGGCAGAGCTCGCCTCGATGTGATTCTTCATTTTTCGTTCCTCCTCTTTTGTTTCATCGCTTAGTGGCACAAAAACGGAGATCCCCAACCATAAGCGGTGGCGATCTCCGTGGCTTCTGACATTAAGCCATGGTGTTGCTATTGTCAGTCTGACTCTATTCGACACAATTTCCCGAGTCTTGGGCGACGACGAGAACAGCGGCTGGCGCCGCTTCACAGGATTCTAACCTCCCCGAGGATCTCTCCGGGCTGCCCCCATTGCGTGATTCTGTGGCTGGACAGGAGTACCATTGTAGGTTGACAAGGTCATTGCGAAACAGCTTGCCACGGCTGTCTTTCGGTTGGATGGGTACCGCTCGCACCTCTTGGCCGTCTTTTCCGGCAGGAAAACTCCCGCCGTAGGTGGTCTTGGCGCATCCTCCGATGTCGCTTGCCCCTTTCGGGCTTGTCAACTGATGTGTTCAGGTCGTCGGATATGACCGCATGACTGCGGTATTTGTCAAAGTGCAGGAAAGGGATTGTTTATTCCCTCACTGTGTAGCCGACGAGAAGGCACGTTTGTCACCCTTCACGCAAAAGTTTTTTGATTCTGGCGAGTTTTTTGTTTACAGTGTTCCTCGCACAACCCTCCTTCTTCGCTATATCTGACTGACTGTAGTCATCAATGACCATGCGCGTAATAAGTTCCAAATCATTGGCTGATAGTACTTTGAGGCTGGCACACAGTTCTTGATCCTCAATCGTTTCAACCCAGCTATACCGCCCAGTGAAGTCATCTTCACTGAAGGTAACCTTTAGCGAGTCGAACTTCTTAAAGAGACCGGACATACTGTCTTCATCATCATCACTAAACGATTCCGAGGGAAGCGGCTGAGTGTGCTCTCTGTACCTGCGTTCACTGAGAAAAGCATTCCAGTCGAATTCATACATTTCTTGGATTTCTTCTTTGGACATTCCAGCTTTGCGGTACTTCTTGCGGAGGAGTGCCCACTTTTGCTCGAACTTTTTCCTCTCTGCGGCATGATTAAAGCCCATTTTTCATTCTCCTTATCGATTTCTGGTTTTGTGGAGCGTGGGAAAAACCAGAAACCGATGGGGGAGAACGGCAGCCGGGGCAGATGTGCCTGTCTGCCTTGTTCATGCTTACTCTCCAAAAATGGGCAGCAAAAAAGGCCGGGCGCGAATTAAATCACGCCCGGCCTTT
Proteins encoded in this region:
- a CDS encoding recombinase family protein, with translation MQVTKIPKKTITVIEPKRSLIVDKEKYRQQRVAAYCRVSTDSEEQLTSYTTQKKVYTEMIAARTDWEFAGLYADEGISGTRADKRPEFKKMINDCLSGKIDYIITKSVSRFARNTVDCLDHVRILKSRGIGVFFEEQNIDTLKIDSELYLVIYAGFAQSESESMSKNITWSYRKKFEDGNSIFMYKKLLGYRKGEDGMPEVVPDEAAIVMRIFNMYLAGETPPRISAVLKAEHTEIPGKNLSFSSSMIANVLANEKYCGDSILQKTVTVDCISKTRRKNTGEAPMYYVQNSHPAIISRDTFHKVQEELIRRKTVAPKSTKSSITSTGKYSRFALTDVLICGECGSRYKRVTWTAYKQKRVVWRCINRLDYGKKYCKESTTIDEKALQNAIMRALNRFNEEDRPTYMALMKATIGEAIGLNGCSDEVDLLQRKVDALNRKMLELINESVQTGNDIESREDEFKQISDTIALLKNRINAIQELASSDNSPNDRLDQIQRVISEREQSRFQYDDSIVRQMIECIKVYPSGKLDIIFGGGYIVEENITAE
- a CDS encoding recombinase family protein, encoding MKKIRYIPYGYTLRNGRTVIEHGEADVIREIFDAYISGASLKAIAEELTGRKIPYSERTDTWDKARIARIIDNAKYTGDDEYDPIIDEALYETAISLKTARQRNTFEKDTAAINLLRDYIRCQQCGAPMKRSVSTKHRIRESWMCTNDECGIKVRIGDTQLLEKVNVLMNRIINNTRLLIPRRKKRPEMSPAVLKLNNEISLELERDNPNEELIIAKTAEMASQLYRESETRINIAASIARKRAEMMTPQEEFSESHFTDIVSYISLDDGGRITLHTKTDTEIGDDDNASNQDTEKDNHGH
- a CDS encoding recombinase family protein, translated to MPEARLISPITRQAMAKSRVAAYCRVSSNSADQQSSYANQIRVYTSMIQKRRDWELVEIFADEGLSGMKAENRTEFQRMIRMCELHQIDLIITKSVSRFARNAKESLVYVRKLKLLGIGVQFEKEGIFTLALGDEMLLNTFSAIAQEESKAISQNQRLSIVKRMEDGEYVDSNAPYGFRLMNKELTVYEPEAEIVRSIFRMYLNGCSTTEIARELNNRRIQTKTGKGTWRSAKVAYILRNERYIGDCRYQKTYRDTTVPFKQYANRGQEDQFYAKGTHAPLIDQDTFGKVQSLLQKRQENFSKVATQNIYPLTSRIQCSECGSYFRRRLVSGTVKWACCRHINDRNACESSYYSEERIYDGFTAMVNKLRFGEEDILGQVISRLESAVLLYKKNNTAAREMSQSIAELNAKLLMLEQLRAKGYLAPEVHQTQSRDINNQLAKLKKERQTELDSHIIQMLDDVKHLKTILEELEDPLERFDEKLFTEVVKAISIDHNDEMTLTVIGGLRFTELI
- a CDS encoding RNA polymerase subunit sigma-70, with amino-acid sequence MGFNHAAERKKFEQKWALLRKKYRKAGMSKEEIQEMYEFDWNAFLSERRYREHTQPLPSESFSDDDEDSMSGLFKKFDSLKVTFSEDDFTGRYSWVETIEDQELCASLKVLSANDLELITRMVIDDYSQSDIAKKEGCARNTVNKKLARIKKLLREG